ACCACGAGCGCTGCCGGCGGGAAGCCGCGCACCAGCATGGAGGTCGTCGCGTCGTCGTCGCCCTCGCTGTCGTCGAGCATCTCGGCGAGGTAGGCCATGGTCGGGTTGTGGCCCACCACCAGCAGGGTGCCGACGTCGGGCGCGGTCTCGCGGACCATGTCGAGCGCGGCGTCGGGGCCGGCCGCGTAGAGCGCTGGTGAGAGCTCGGGCTCCAGCGTCCACCCGGCGCCGAGGGACAGGTGCAGCCAGGTCTCGTGGGCCCGGAGGGCGTCGGACACCAGCGCGGCGTCGGCCGCCACGCCCTGCCCGGCGAGCCAGCGGCCGGCCTCCTCGGCGTCGCCGCGCCCGCCTGCGGTGAGGTCGCGTTCGTGGTCCGTCGGGGCGGTCGGTTCCGCCTTCGCGTGACGGACGAGCACCAGGCGGCGCCGTCCGTCGCTCGTTGACTCCTGCATCGGGTCAGCCTCCCAGCCGCTAGCCTGCCTGTCATGCCCAACGGACCACTCATGATCATCGGTGGTGCCGAGGACAAGGTGCGCAAACCGACCATCCTCAAGCACTTCGTGTCCCTCAGCGGCGGGCG
Above is a genomic segment from Nocardioides okcheonensis containing:
- a CDS encoding SixA phosphatase family protein, with product MQESTSDGRRRLVLVRHAKAEPTAPTDHERDLTAGGRGDAEEAGRWLAGQGVAADAALVSDALRAHETWLHLSLGAGWTLEPELSPALYAAGPDAALDMVRETAPDVGTLLVVGHNPTMAYLAEMLDDSEGDDDATTSMLVRGFPPAALVVLELTGGWADLAPGTARLVAFHVGEA